gggaagggtcggaccacaagggtctattgtacgcgcCCCTTACCTTGCATTTACGCAAAGTGTTTTCTCGACTCGAACCGTGACCTCCTCGGTCACATAGCAAAACAACTTTACCCATTACGCCAAAATGCCCTTCAATATCACTATATATGCATAGTGATATTGAAATAAAATACTAACTAAAGTAATGGTTGTAAAATTAGTTTGAGAGAGATATCACATCATggtttaaaatttgaatataacaacaacataaccagTGTAATCCACAAATgaggtttggggagggtagagaggctgtttccgatagacccttggctcaaaGCAAAGTAGTAGGGAAAAAGAAATACAACAGAAGTAAACAAGTAATGgaaaaaatactatataaagCTTGACAAAGcagtcgaaaaaaaaaaaaaaaaaaaagaagggacaATAACGTAACGACCACAAAATCAtacgataatcgaagtacaagaaaaaCAGAAAACTGGTTTAAAATCTGAAtagtttaattaatttgaattcTTGAAAACAATAAAAGTTAAGAAATGCCAAACATTTCGAGACCTtcaaaatggaaagaaaaaaaaaatatcgtacAAAATGGAAGCAAGGGAATACAACAGTAATATCACTATATTAGACAAAAGAAATTTATACCCTAGTTAATTTGATACTCCctcattccataataagtgactcTTTTAGCTCACGCACACTCTTTAAGAAATTACTTACTCCaaaaaattatgagtatttttactaacttatccctaattaatgcttagaaaaaaaagttatttaatgattcttgattataaataagggtaagtttgaaagaatatgattaattttttcttgaaatcctaaagtgTCACTTAttttaaaacgaaataaaaagcTAAAAGGTCACTTaatttggaatggagggagtaccaACAAGCTCAACaattatccataaatatagttTTCAGAAAAAGCATTACCTTGAAGTAATCGAAATGGGTTAATTATacttttgtagttttttttttttttgctcaaaaataccctccaaaTACTTCCATCCAttccaaaataattgaaaatttaGGGTGTGGCACACATTAAGAAATCTAATTAATGGCATTAATTCAGTGGTCTTAAAAATTAAtccctccattcacttttacttattcattattccaaaaataaattttcacttttatttatcatttttagcatatcaagataagacaatttaattttttctattttaccatagtattaattactcacttcaaatcatttttcaaacataataaaaatatgagCACATTAGTAAactatatacttcatttattatttctcaaACGACGTGAAAagtacaagtaaaagtgaatggagggagtaaaaagAAGGGTAACTTTGGAAACATTTAATTAATATTCTCTTGGACTTTGAACAATTCACTTTATTTTGGACCTAAGAAAAAActcatttattttgaaataatggagggagtagtcaaatagctcaaaaatacccttccgTTATTTGAATTATCGAAATGCCAATCATTTTGATACCAACATACTCAAACCATAATCCATAAATTGtcgaattttcaagaaaaagcatTTACCTTGAGATTCTTGGTCCTGAACCTGAGTTACACACGGGTCGACCCGAGTAGGAAAACGGGTCGAAGCAACAGCCCGAAAGGGAAAAAGGGTCGAACCCAAACTAAGAAAAACAACAGTTGAAGCAGCAATTTGACGAATAACTTCACCGGATACCGGAGAGTTCCGGTGAATAGGAACTGCAGATGCACATATGGAGAGTTTAAGGTTTTTGTGGAAAGGGAAAGTTGTAGAATTTTGAGGATTAATAAGATGAAGAGTTGTATAAtagggaattgagattggaaaaggAGGTGAAAGCAAAGACATTTGTATATAGGGAATAGAGAATTAGAGATGATCACGAAATTGAAGGAATGGTTACAtgtaaataatataattttcggAAATTCtgaaatattataatataaatataaaataaaagaaatgcttacatgtaaaaatctataataaacaacaaatgAAGTAGGAGAAAATGAGAGAACAACAAGAAGCAAATAGATCTAGCGAAGAAATGCTTATTTTGTAGGTTAATTGATAAGATCATAAAgcaataagaaaaataaaatgcaGTGAATGGGCTGTCCCTTTCTTAAACAGGGGTCTCGACTTCGAGCATGggtatgaaatttttttttggtagggAGCACTTTCCCGATTGGGCCCGAGGCGATGCCAGTCCGAATTAGTCGAGCTCCAATGCAGGTACTGGATACCggatagaaaattaaaaaaaaaaaaaagataaataaggtAGCAggttcgacaacttttgaaaagtagaccaTAAGACCAAAAAGTaaacttaactttaaaaaataatgtaggacctaaaaataaattaattggaAAGTTTGATATTTTATTGGAAACTTTTGTGAGGAGTACAAATACCCTTTAGTTGtcccttatatatacatactagtTTTATAGAGGCAGAACTGCTTACTCAATaaataaaagtagatattttagttaaagaaatataatttgtgttagtaatatttaaattttgaagaagtatattatcaatatttaaaagcaaaactttcattttgCTCCTTTAATATcgtaactttcatttttatgaaattatttacttcaaatcagaTGCATTGTCAGAATTTGGTTTATGAGTTATGAATCCTAATTTTcaaagttatttagttctaaattaatagtgtatacatattttatgaacttgtaaaacaaaTATAGAATTTGAAACAAAGTGCTACCAAATCCATAGCTAACACTCTAACTCTGCCCTACTTCAAAttcattttgtgtttaaaagattaattttagttaacttAACAAGAAATTTTAAAGAAAGCCCAATCTTTACTCATAACAttgtcttcattttcaacactattgacatcatttaataattttttaaactatatGAAAATCATTTTAGTACAAATCTTTTCAGACACATATGAGTTTATTAATGTATAAAtgtcaagtaaaaaaaaaatgctcacatgtaagtaaaagaattttcagaaattcccaaatttcataatacaaatataaagtaaaagaaatacttacatgtaaaaatatataataagcaacaaatgaaaaGGGAGAAAACGAGAGAGCAACAAGAAGCAAGAGTATCTAGCGAATGAATGACTATTTTTTCGGTTAATAGATAAGATCAATAGAAGAAagtaacaagaaaaataaagtgcAGCGGATGAAGTTGCTCCTCCCTTAAACAAGGGTCTGGGGTTCGAGACTGGGtatgaaaaaattcttgataGGGAACGCTTCCCCCGAATGGGCCATACGCAACGCGATTCTAGATTAGTCGGGCTCTAATACGGGTACCGAACACTAGATAGGAAactaaaaaaaacaagaaaaataaaataggaagtttgacagcttttgaaaagtaaaccttaagaacaaaaagtaaatttgactttaaaaataaGTTCAGGACCCAGAAGTAATTAGTTGAAGAGTTTGATATTTTATTGGAAacttttgtgaggactacaaaagtccttggttttcccttatatatagtattaaTACTAGTCTCGTGAAGCTTGTGCTTAGCCTGGGTccaatataaaaatagaaaagtacTCCATAATAATTTTAGTTAAAATATTAGCAGAGCGGGCCCAATGCGGATGGGTTGGggttttttgggtcaaaatctCATATTTTCACGCTTTAACTTATATTTAAGCTTGAGGTTCATTCCTTAGCACCCCTATTCATGAAAAACCATCCTAAGGCAAGAAAGAACAAgccccaagcctcaagaaccctccaaggtaagttctATGATGATTCTAGGTTGCTTTCAAGTCTCTAACCCCTTtttaacttgagtaaacccttctaatctaTAGAGTTGTAATTGGAACATCATTATTGAGcgaagaaaccctagaactcgaattcaagaggattgaacttcaaaaaggtaatgcttctaGTCCCTAATCAtttatagttgtgaattgatgagttattGGGAAAATAGTAAATAGGTTTGCTAAAGAGAATCATATGAATTATGCTAGGTTTTTGGGTTGTTGACTTAAGATTGTTGTAATCATTTAGGTGAAGAAAAATGGTGTTAGTTATATCTATTTGGGATTGTAGAAACACCTAGAAGTAGTAGAAtgagaattgggtgaagaaaacaccattaataaGGGCTATGAAGCTTTACGCCCGTAAGGTGTTTTTATAAAATGTCTAAGTGACTAAAACACGAGCATTAGTGTTAATATTGGTTCCTCTTGATACATATTGCCATAGATTATCGTTGAGAGAGGTGACGAACATTATGATACGCTTAAAAGGCCAGAGTCAAGGTATGcgaggctaactctctacgtttgggaatgtttatgattctccctacgtCTCATTCTTTATGACTATTATGAATTGACTCAGAAAGTAATTATGCCTCAATTCcatgaatagttgtagaacttcTATTTTCTAGATGacatagtttcataattcgttcaatATCCTATGAGCCTCAGTTATGACAAATCACTTTATTATGAATACATGTCTCCGTCTAGTTCTATTCAGCATTCCAGTATCATGTAACTCAGTATGCTCAGCATCATGTATTGCAGTATGATTCTCAGTTCTTTATTTTAAATCCCTAAACGTTGAACACTTGTATTTGGGCCTGAGGCCGTAGTTTATGCTTTACGCATCTTTGAGCCTGAGGCCGCAGTTATGCATACGTATACTTAGGCCCGAGGCCACAGCTTGTGCACCTATATATTGGACCTGAGGCCGCAACTTATTTACTTAGATAAACAGGTGGTTTCTCATTCGAACGGAGGAGTACTTATGTTCGATTACggtttctctatatatatatacatacctaaGCAATTAAAATGTCTTCGACATCCACATTTTGCCGGCACTGCGTCTCGCGATACAGGTAACGATTTACAGGTTGACGATTCTGCTTGCTAAGACATctcgtatcagctattggtgagccttagtctttcagggcattatcccttttttttcaatctttATAGTATTTTAGTTAGTgaggtatgtcgggggccttgtcccggtaaacaATTAGCATTTCAGTTTTCTTTAGAGGCTTCGTAGACTATAGTCCAGTCAGTCATATGTTAGCAGGCTTTTATGTGTTAGCTTTTCACCTACTCGTTTATACTTGCGATTTTTCGGTACTTTTCGCATTTATGGTATTTCGATCGACTTTTAATAGATCAAAGATATTGTGTGTTTATATTCGACTTACGATTCACGTGTTGATCCCGTCCCTAATTTgattggttcgctcggtcatatgcagtcaggcaccgagtgtcatGTTACGCCCtagcaccgagtgccgtgttatgcccaggccatggttcggggcgtgacagacTCAGGACGACAAaatctttcctttcctttgtcacttatatataatagtaatatatatatcaaacagagtcacaataaataaatatgatgtagaatattaaacaaaaaagaaaaaaacggaGTAAAGgtgggagagagagagagagagagagagagagagagactctcaTGGTCCTTCGAGATAATTATCAAAACCCGCCTAAACTATCATGTTTTTATTAGTTTCATACTTAAACTATATCTAATTTGCTTTACCTCCTTGAACTATAGATTTCAGGTGCTAAACCCCTAAACTATAGCTCGGAGAACTTTGCCGAATGCCGAAAAATTCACCAAGCTCCGATGATTGGGAACTGCGGAGGCTCTGATGGAGAGTCTaaggtatttgtggaagtggaAAAGTTCTAGAATTTTGGGGATGATAAGACGAAGAGTGCTATAATGGTGTGTAGAGCTATGGGGAATTGGGATTGGACGAGGAAGTGAAAGCAAAGACACTATATACACACAGTGATTGTGTGCAGAGGTGGAGCCAGTGGAAGTTTATGGGTTCGAGAATCTAGTCCTTTAAAGTTACCGCATTCTAAATTTacaatttgtatatttataatgttgggtttaattgataggttgaatgggaaatggagggaaaagaagTGGAGGGAAAAATGAGTTGTTATAGCTCGttttatgaaataagcatttgtccTCATAATGGgtggtggaaagaaaagttCTCCTACTTAAGTAGAAACACTCCTTCGTATCGCTAAAAGGTCGAGAAGAGGGTCTCTCGGCGCTcgtcgtcgtcgctcggctcGGCTTCGAATTTGGATtgggatttggtcaaatgatttgattgatactctttttggaccaaatttcctttaatttgaattatttaattaattattaattaattaattaattgaagatCCGACCCGCGACCCGAttcgttttctttctttccggattaatttaaaacatttcccTCCGTTTTTTTTCAACGGAATTTTTCgaaaggttgcaaacttttCCGGAAAGTTGCAACCCTTTTCCCAAACAAGGCTATATATTTCGTTGATCCTCGAATTTTTTTCCTTACGAAAATTTTTCGatattcatcttcttttttccgCACCTCTTAAAAACTCTCGTGTGATATACTACCTTCGAGTGGTTCGCGATCACCGAATTTCTTTGTACCGCTATTTTGGTGAGTAaatcgttctatcctgggaggaaaGATTCCAAAACCTCGGGTacattgaggggaataatttccttaaggacacactgtgAATTCAGTGGGCTCGATTTGGTTTTCCATATACTGTTCATATTATTTTCAGTTTCTGTTAATTTCCTTATTGGACAGATTCTGTTTCTGTTTCAGGAATTAGTCTAACTTACTGGTTCAAAGTATTCTTTGCAATACAGATTTAATAACATATAATtcgagggacaaaaattaaagaccagtccatatgaAAGACAATCTGCGCAAAAAATACGGCTAATTCTATAAAATCATGGGTTAAACTGGACCAACACAGCAGACCAAGCCCATACTGACGGTTCTAGTCATATAAGATTGTGAAGACTGAAGAAATCTTCAAAACTCATTGTTGAGGAGCATAGCACGAAAAACATGCACAAACAGCCTATTTTCACAACACCATTTAAGGCGCAGACACCTTTTTAACAACTTTGTATCAATAGTAGCTAAAGGTTTTCAGTATTAAGCTTAAAGAAGTGCAATTAcaatttcaaatatgaaaattgagATTAAATTAATTGAGTGTTATtagaaaaacttgaaaatattgACATGGAATGATTGGTAGTTCacaacttaaaaaataaaagctacTTTCAGtttcgaatatatatatatatatatatatatatatatatatatatatatatatatatatatatatatatatatatatttgaattttttaatatttcacCTCAGCAAACCAAACTTCTAGCACGATTGTCGGAAGCCAAACTTCTGACAAAGATGTCAAAAATTTGCATGGCCAAACTTCAGAGCTGTCACCtaccttaattattttttttcccctcatttCAAGTTCAGTTATGTATTTCAAGGAGCTACGTGAAACTATGCTCTACATTTATGCATTTGATTTTTGGGATCAAACTTTAAATGTAATATGTGTTGATAAATCTTTTAACATATAgtcttgaaaaaataaatttgacatTTTATTACCAAAGTAGGAAACATTTATAACTCACTCAGACCTCAAAATTAGTTAGTCATCACTAGACTGGACAGGCCCAGACTCAGTGAGACATAGCAACTACACTACTATCCATCCTACTGCAATTACAAAGGATAAAAGTTCAGATCTTGCAGTCTTCTAGCTAGTCTCTGTATCATACTACCTCTTACAAAAGTTTCCTGAATTGTCAATCTGACTATTACTCCCGGTTGCCTCCTAATCTTCTGGAACACTATGCGATTCCTCTCTTGCCAGACAAAGTATGCTGCTGCAGCTAGAGCCATTCTATAAATTGTGGCCACATCATTGTTGCTTCTATATCTATTCTCCATCCAAAATATCTCCTCAATCCAACTTCCAGCTTGTCGTTTTATTACTTGCCAGGCCAATATTGGTTCCCAAATCTGAGTAGTACAAAGGACAAGCAAAAAACAAATGTTCAATGGTTTCATCGGCCTGCTGACACATTGGACATTTTTTGTCATCCATCAGTCCCCACTTTTCCACTCTGTCCCTAGTGTACAATCATCCATGTGCAACTAGTGTCACCAAGAATATCCATTTAGATGATCCTGGATTACTGCAAGTTAACCTCCTTCATGATACTTTAGGATGTTCTCCTAGTAACTTCAAGTACATCTTTTTCACTGAGAATGCTCCCATAGTTTCCAGGTCTGATCTAGTCACGCCTGCTGCTCCAATGTAGCACTAAAAATTCCAGTctaatattttcattttccctAATTTCATTAGAAAAGTTAAAAACTCATATTGCTTCAGTTTTTTGTTAATATGACCCCTAGTATTAGTATTTTAGTAGAAAACATTTCAGTAAGAATAATTATTTAACATTCCCATGTCTGATACTAATAAGAATTTGACTCCCAGAAGAAATTCATCAAAAAATTTGCTATTTTCTTGCATTTACTAATTGAAGTATTTTGAGAAATTGAAAAATGGACTAAATATTTGTGCCTACTCAAAACGTTCTTTCAATTAAATAAAACTTATATAAGATAATCATATAACGAAACTCTTTGTATGGTCTTTATGCACATCTAAATCCCTAAAAATTCAATTACAAATAACAGTCATTAAAtatatttgatctccatttctAAGCACGGAAGAAATAAATCTAAGTCTCCATCAATAGAATCATTTGAAGTATTGCTAATAAGATTAAAAGACCaacaaacaaattaaaggggaaataaaaaaggaaataaaaaagcaCTAGCTTGCCAAAGcatatttcatatattcattAGTACTTAGTACAATCTGTAGGCAAGAAATGAACTTTACTGGCCACAAGATCATATCCAATTACAAAATTCATCTGTGCCAAGTTCCCTAAAATTGCAGTTTCCTCATCTGGCACCATAGTAAAACAAATAAGACCTTCCTCCACTTCTATAAATGTGTTCATAGCCGATAACTCTACATCTGCGTTAGTAAAATGAACAGCAATTTTGGGAGCATCAATTGTGCCATTCTCAGACTGGTAACATACATTAAAAATACCAAACGGATCGTCCTTCCTAGTAGCATTTATCGAAGCCACCAATGTTTTTTCCAAAACCGAGTAAAAATCAGTAGGAAGATATGTCAACATCGTACCAGAATCGATTATAATATTCCCTTCATCACAGGAATTGACTATAGAAGACTTGAATTCCAAAGTTTTATTCCTAACGCTGATACCTTCCAAGTTTAAATAGTAGAATGAGTTTTGTTGCTTTTGTATCAAAGGAGTTGAAACGACGTCAAGACCAGACACATCAGCACTGTCACCAAAGTTGATGTGACTAGTTGCATTGGAATTAGTTGGTGATGAATCTAATAATGGGATCAAACAGTAAGAAAATTTCCCTTTGATTTCTTGATTCATCTGGTTGACAATTGAGACTCTGCCACCACCTAAGCCCATCATTCCGGAGGTATAGTTATTGAACGACGTTTCATTGTTGACATGTCCACATCCAAAAACAATGTTAGGAACATAGATATTCTCACCAGAAGTAGAAGTAAATGTGAAAGTTTCAATAGAAAGATCACCTATACTATAGGTTTGGTCTTCATAAGTCTGTTCATAATTACAAATGTTACTCTTACACGTAGTCGTAGAAGGCCTAATTTCTTGACAAGCTTTGTCGTTGCAACCAACAATTCTGTAAGTAGAACTATTATAGGGACAGAAAATAGGTACCAATTGTCTGAAGCAAGTAACACAAGGCTCACATTGAGTCCATGTTAAGTCACTGCCAGTGTCAACTATGGCAAGCATATCTATTGGCGGAGTTCCAATAGATATTTTCGTGAAGTATTCACCTAGCATTGGAGCAATTGTCGATTGGAGTGCatccaacttttttttaaagaaggaAGCCCGAGAGAATGACCGGCGGAAGGCATTTTGAAGGCGTTCAAACGGAGTGTTTGATAGGTTATAACAAGGTGAAAGAGGAGAATCGCGGTGGATAAGATCAAGAGTGAAACCATTTCCGCGACAATTGGTTGTTATTTTTTGACAAGACACCAAAGAAAGATGAAAGAAAGCTAAAAAGACAAATGTATGGATAAGAGTGAAAGCTTTAGTATTAATCCCCATAGAGAATGATGAGAAATGATGAAGAGAATCCTCTTTTTAGTACCCATTTTATTGGTAAAAGAGTGTGAAAACTATATATGGGACCTTAATAAATGGAATATATATGCGAGTGTGATGGAACAGTGGAGAAGATGAGTTCATGTTAAACATATCAAATGCATAGAAGATATTATTCATAGTCTATGACTACTATTATATACTCTATAAATATTAGATTCATGTCATTTACTTCTTGTCTCTTCCATATTTCCTTAAGAAGGTGCATAATACGGTTCATTGACTACTTTCTACACATTAATTGCTTAATTAACTATtcattataaataattttaaaaaaaatatgttatgtCTTTTTACAATTGGTTTGTTTTGTATATAAAACAGACatatcttttatatatgttttcacaccaatgataataaaaataaaaaataaaaaaaatcaagacaaatAAAATCAACTAGACAACATTAAAACATCTTATTACACCAAATTCCATTGAT
This portion of the Lycium ferocissimum isolate CSIRO_LF1 chromosome 1, AGI_CSIRO_Lferr_CH_V1, whole genome shotgun sequence genome encodes:
- the LOC132030726 gene encoding aspartic proteinase CDR1-like isoform X1, whose translation is MGINTKAFTLIHTFVFLAFFHLSLVSCQKITTNCRGNGFTLDLIHRDSPLSPCYNLSNTPFERLQNAFRRSFSRASFFKKKLDALQSTIAPMLGEYFTKISIGTPPIDMLAIVDTGSDLTWTQCEPCVTCFRQLVPIFCPYNSSTYRIVGCNDKACQEIRPSTTTCKSNICNYEQTYEDQTYSIGDLSIETFTFTSTSGENIYVPNIVFGCGHVNNETSFNNYTSGMMGLGGGRVSIVNQMNQEIKGKFSYCLIPLLDSSPTNSNATSHINFGDSADVSGLDVVSTPLIQKQQNSFYYLNLEGISVRNKTLEFKSSIVNSCDEGNIIIDSGTMLTYLPTDFYSVLEKTLVASINATRKDDPFGIFNVCYQSENGTIDAPKIAVHFTNADVELSAMNTFIEVEEGLICFTMVPDEETAILGNLAQMNFVIGYDLVASKVHFLPTDCTKY
- the LOC132030726 gene encoding aspartic proteinase CDR1-like isoform X2 encodes the protein MGINTKAFTLIHTFVFLAFFHLSLVSCQKITTNCRGNGFTLDLIHRDSPLSPCYNLSNTPFERLQNAFRRSFSRASFFKKKLDALQSTIAPMLGEYFTKISIGTPPIDMLAIVDTGSDLTWTQCEPCVTCFRQLVPIFCPYNSSTYRIVGCNDKACQEIRPSTTTCKSNICNYEQTYEDQTYSIGGGRVSIVNQMNQEIKGKFSYCLIPLLDSSPTNSNATSHINFGDSADVSGLDVVSTPLIQKQQNSFYYLNLEGISVRNKTLEFKSSIVNSCDEGNIIIDSGTMLTYLPTDFYSVLEKTLVASINATRKDDPFGIFNVCYQSENGTIDAPKIAVHFTNADVELSAMNTFIEVEEGLICFTMVPDEETAILGNLAQMNFVIGYDLVASKVHFLPTDCTKY